The genome window ACAACCGGTGCAGGCGCTGGTCCGGGAACTGGAAGAAGAGCTTGGGTTGCGGATCGACCCGGCCCAGGCCCGCCCCCTGGGTGTGTTCAGAGCACCGGCGGCCAACGAACCGGGGTTTATCGTGCAGGCCGAGGTGTTTTTGCTGAACATCGACGCCCCGGTTTCGCCAGCCGCCGAAATCGAAGAGGTGTGCTGGATCGACCCGGCCGGCGACAGCGATCTTGTGCTCGCACCGTTGACAGGCGAGGTGATCCTGCCGTTTTATCGAGCGACACACCTCGCCACTTGCTGATTCACGCCTCAAGGACTGACGCCCATGATTCCATTGCCGGACCTGTTGATTTTCGCCGCCGCCGCGTTGCTGATGGTACTGACGCCCGGCCCGAACATGATCTACCTGATTTCCCGTTCGATCTGCCAGGGCCGCAAGGCCGGCGTCACGTCGCTGTTGGGCGTGGTGGCGGGGTTCTTCGTGCACATGTTCGCCGCCGCCGCGGGGCTGACGGCGGTGTTCCTGGCGGTGCCCATGGCCTATGAAGTGTTGAAGTGGGCCGGCGCGCTGTACCTGTTGTGGCTGGCCTGGCAGGCAGTGAAACCGGGCGCGCGTTCGCCCTTCGAGGCCCAGCAGTTGCCGGCGGACTCGACACGCAAGCTGATCACCATGGGCTTTCTCACCAGTGCGCTGAACCCCAAGATCGCGGTGTTCTATCTGTCGGTGTTCCCGCAGTTCATCAGCCCGGAACACGGCTCGCTGTTCACCCAGAGCATCATCCTCGGGCTGACCCAGATCAGCGTCAGTTTCAGCGTCAACCTGCTGATCGCCCTGTTCGCCGCCGGCATTGCCTCGTGGTTTGTCCACAACCCGAGCTGGCTGGCGGTGCAGCGCTACTTCATGGGGTTTGTCCTCGGTGCCCTGGCGCTGCGCCTGATGCTCGAGCAACGGCGTTCGGCGTGAACATCCGACGCCTGCGGGCCGGCGATGCCCTGGTGTATCGCGAGCTGATGCTCCAGGCGTACGCCTTGCACCCCCAGGCCTTCACCTCCAGCGTCGGCGAACGGGCGAAGTTGCCCATCAACTGGTGGGAGTCACGCCTGGGCAGCCGGCTCGATGTACTGTTGGGGGCGTTTGTCGAGCAAGAACTGGTCGGCATCGTCGGCCTGGCCCTGGAGCCTCGGGAAAAAGCCCGGCACAAGGCGCTGCTGTTCGGCATGTACGTCGCCGACGCACATCGCCATCGGGGCTTCGGCTACCAACTGGTGCAGGCGGCCCTCGACGAAGCCCGGCGCCACACCTTCCTGCGCCTGGTGCAACTGACCGTCACTGCGGGCAACGCCCCGGCGCTCAAGCTCTACCAGCGCTGCGGCTTCGTCCTGTACGGCCTCGAACCGATGGCGATCCGCGTGGAGGATGAGTTCCTCGACAAAATCCACATGTGGCTCGAGCTCTAAAACCACCACCATTCCCTGCTGTGTGTGTTTTTTGTGGGAGCAAGGCTTGCCCGCGATGGCGTTTTCGCAATCGCCATCGCGGGCAAGCCTTGCTCCCACAGAAGCTATCAGCGAACGGCACTGACACCGTCGAGTGTGGAAAACGATGTGTCCTTGGCCGTCAGCAAAAAATCGCGCATGTACGGCGCGTCGAGCATGTCGGTGCGCACCGCCGCGTACAGCGTGGCGAACAGACCTTTCTCCCCCAGCCGCTTGGCCTTCACGTAGCCCCGCGAGCTGTATTCATGCAGCGCCCAGTGCGGCATGCCGCAGACGCCACGGCCGCTGGCCACCAGTTGCATCATCATCACCGTCAGCTCGGATGTGCGCACCTGGGCCGGTTCGATGTCGGCCGGTTCCAGGAAGCGGGTGAAGATGTCCAGCCGGTCGCGCTCCACCGGGTAGGTGATCAGGGTTTCGCTGATCAGGTCCTCGGGCACGATGTAGGGCTTGCCCGCCAACCGATGCTGGTTGGCCACGGCGAGCATCGCTTCGTAGGTGAACAGCGGCACGTACGTGATGCCGGCCAGTTCCAGCGGGTCGGAGGTCACCACCAAATCGAGGTCGCCCCGGGCCAGGGCCGGCAAGGGGGCGAAGGCGAAACCCGAGGCCAGGTCCAGCTCGACTTCCGGCCAGGCATCGCGGAACTGGTCGATGGTCGGCATCAGCCACTGGAAGCAGCTGTGGCACTCGATGGCCATGTGCAGGCGCCCGGCGGTGCCGCCCGCCAAGCGGGCGATGTCCCGTTCAGCGCTGCGCAGTAACGGCAGGGCGGCATCGGCCAGTTGCAACAGGCGCAGGCCGGCGCTGGTGAAGCGTACGGGCTTGGTCTTGCGCACGAACAACTGCATGCCCAGGCGCTCTTCCAGTTCCTTGAACTGGTGGGAGAGGGCGGACTGGGTCAGGTGCAGGCGTTCGGCGGCTTCGACCAGGCTGTCGGCTTCACGCAGGGCGTGCAGGGTCTTGAGGTGACGGAGTTCAAGCACCGGAGTGGCTCCATGAGTAAAACTTGTGATCAACACGAAAAGGTTGAGTTTGTCTCATGTGGGTCGAGCTGTCGACAATGGCGCCATCTTTTACAGGAGGACGCACACCATGGCCCTGGCCCACACCCTCGGTTTTCCCCGCATCGGCGCCGACCGCGAACTGAAGAAAGCCCTCGAAGCCTATTGGAAGGGCGACCTGGCCCCGGCTGCGTTGCAAGCCGTGGGTCGTGAACTGCGGGCCCGGCACTGGCAACTGCAGAAAGACGCCGGCATCGACCTGCTGCCCGTCGGCGATTTTGCCTGGTACGACCAGGTGCTCAGCCACACCTTGACCCTGGGCGCCGTCCCGCAACGTTTCCACGGCACCTTGAATGCCCAGGGCCGACCGACCCTCGACACCCTGTTCGCCATGGCCCGTGGCGCCACGGCCAGTTGCTGCGGTGCCGAGCACGGCCAGGCGCAATACGCCCAGGAACTGACCAAGTGGTTCGACACCAACTACCACTACCTGGTCCCGGAGTTTTCCGCCGACCAGACCTTCGCCCTGAGCTGGGAACAGTTGTTCGACGAAGTGGACGAGGCCCATGCCTTGGGCCACCAGGTCAAACCGGTGATCATCGGCCCGTTGACCTACTTGTGGCTGGGCAAGGCCAAGGGCGAGGCGTTCGACAAGCTCGGCCTGCTGGAGCGCCTGCTGCCGGTCTACGGTGAAATCCTCAACCGCCTCAAGGCCCAGGGCGTGGAATGGGTGCAGATCGACGAGCCGATCCTCACCCTGGACCTGCCCCTGGCCTGGAGGAGCGCCTTCGAGCGGGCCTACCACATCCTCCAGTACTCGCCGTTGAAAAAACTCGTGGCCACCTATTTCAGTGGCCTGCAAGACAACCTCGGCCTGGCGGTGAGCCTGCCGGTGGACGGCTTGCACATCGACGCGGTACGTGACCCGGAACAACTGGGCCAGGTGCTGGACCGCCTGCCGACCTACAAGATTCTCTCGGTGGGCCTGGTCAACGGTCGCAACGTCTGGCGCTGCGAACTGGAGCAGGCGCTGGCGCAATTGCAAGCGGCCCAGGAGCGCTTTGGCGACAACCTTTGGGTCAGCACCTCGTGCTCGTTGTTGCACAGCCCGGTGGACCTGGAGCGTGAAGACCGGCTCGATCCCGAACTCAAGAGCTGGCTCGCCTTCGCCGTGCAGAAGTGCGGTGAAGTCGCGGTGTTGCGTGATGCGCTGAACGATCCACAGGCCCCCGCCGTGCTGCAGGCGTTGAGCGACAGCCGCGAGGTGCAGGCCCGTCGCGCCGGTTCGGCGCGCATTCACAAAGCCGAGGTCCAGGCGCGCCTGGCGGCGATCGGGCCACAGGATAGCCAGCGGCATTCGCCGTTTGCCCAGCGCATCGAACGCCAGCGCGCACGTTTGGCGTTGCCGGCCTTTCCTACCACCACCATCGGCTCCTTCCCGCAGACCCCGGCCATACGCCTGGCCCGTCAGGCCTACAAGCAGGGCAAGTTGTCGGCCAACGATTATCAGGACGCCATGCACACCGAGATCCGCCATGCCGTACAGATCCAGGAACGCCTGGGCCTGGACGTGTTGGTGCACGGTGAAGCCGAGCGCAACGACATGGTGGAATACTTTGCCGAGCAACTGGACGGCTACGCCTTCACCCGTTTCGGCTGGGTACAGAGTTACGGCTCGCGTTGCGTGAAGCCGGCGATCATCTACGGCGACATCAGCCGCCCGAAAGCCATGACCGTCGACTGGATCCGTTACGCGCAAAGCCTGACCGACAAGGTCATGAAAGGCATGCTCACCGGCCCCGTGACCATGCTGATGTGGTCGTTCCCCCGCGAAGACGTGTCGCGCCAGGTCCAGGCCCGACAACTGGCCCTGGCCCTGCGCGACGAGGTGCTGGACCTGGAAAAGGCCGGGATCAGAATCGTGCAGATCGACGAGGCGGCGTTCCGCGAAGGGCTGCCACTGCGTCGCGGGCAATGGCAGCACTACCTGGACTGGGCCGTGGAGGCGTTCCGCTTGTGCGCATCGGGCGTGGGTGATGACACCCAGATCCATACCCACATGTGCTACAGCGAGTTCAATGACGTGATCAAGGCCATCGCCGACATGGACGCCGATGTCATCACCATCGAGACCTCCCGTTCGGACATGGAGTTGCTGGAAGCGTTCGAGGCGTTCGACTACCCGAACGACATCGGCCCGGGCGTCTACGACATCCACTCGCCACGGGTGCCGGACACGGCCGAGATGGTTGCGCTGATGAGCAAGGCGGTGAAACGCATCGCCGCCGAGCGGCTGTGGATCAACCCCGACTGCGGGCTGAAGACCCGGGGCTGGCCAGAAACGGAAGCGGCGCTGGTGAACATGGTGGCGGCGGCGCGGCAGTTGCGTAGCGAGTTGGCCTGAGGCCCGGATGTTGTGGGCGAGCCCCCTGGCTCTGGCAAGGGGAGCTTTTTTGTGGCGAGGGAGCTTGCTCCCGCTGGGCTGCGCAGCAGCCCCAAATGTCATGTCTTGATCATATTTTGAGGTCGAAGCCTTTTGGGACCGCTTCGCGGTCCAGCGGGAGCAAGCTCCCTCGCCACAGGGTGCCCACATGACTTCAGGTCACCACTCGACAATCTTCATCAAACTGTCACGCAACTGTGGCAGCGCGCTTGAACAAACTTCATCAGACTCGCGCTCTACTGGGGTTCTGCGTTTCGGTGTTTCTTCATGCGTGTACTTATTTTCCTGGCCGCGTTGTTTTTCGGCCTGCCGTCGATGGCGGCATCTCGTTGTGATGTCAATGTTGCGACCCAACGGGTCGATCTGGATCAGGTCAGCCTGGCCTACCAGAGCATTGGCCGTGCCTCGGATCCTGCATTGCTGTTGGTGATGGGCCTGGGTGGGCAGTTGATCCACTGGCCGGACGAAGTGGTGGTCGCCCTGTGCGAGCAGGGTTTCCGGGTGATTCGCTACGATAACCGCGATGTCGGCCTGAGCACTTGGCGCCAGGCGCCCGGCAGCGCCAACCTGACCTTTGAAGCCCTGCGCTACAAGCTCGGCTTGCCCGTGGCCGCGCCGTATACCCTCACCGATATGGCCGACGACGGGCTCGGGCTGATGGACGCGTTGCATGTACAAAGCTTCCACGTACTGGGCGCGAGCATGGGCGGGATGATCGCCCAGCACATGGCGGCCATGGCGCCTGAGCGGGTTGAAAGCCTGACCCTGATCATGACCAGTTCCAGTGCCGCAGGCTTGCCCGCGCCCAGCGAAAGACTGGTGCAACTGTTGTCCCGGCGCGGTGCTCCGAATCGCGAAATGGCCCTTGAACAGCAGGCCGACCTGCTGGCCGCGTTGGGCAGCCCGATGGTGGTGGATGATCGTCAGGCCTTGTTGCATCAGGCTGCACTGGCCTATGACCGGGCCTTCAACCCCGAAGGCGTGAAGCGCCAGATCATGGCGATCATGGCCGAGCCGAGCCGGGTAGCCCTGCTCAATCAACTGCGGGTGCCGACCCTGGTCGTCCACGGCACCGCCGACCCGTTGCTGCCGGTGATGCACGGCGTGCACCTGGCGGCGCACATCCAAGGCAGCCAACTGAAACTGATCCCGGGCCTGGCCCATCGCTTCCAGGACGCGTTCAAGGCGCCGTTGCTGGGGGCGGTGTTGCCGTACCTGCAGCAGCACCGCGAAGACACGTCCCACTGGGCACAGATCGAACCGGTGCAGGCGCCGAATCTGCTCTGATAACCCTGATGGCTGGCTTTTGTGGCAATGGGATGTGTGGGAGCAAAGCTTGCTCGCGAAACAGCCACCTCAATCTCTGAGGGACCGCGTCGCCTTCATCGCGGGCAAGCCTTGCTCCCACAGGGGGCTCGCTGTGACGTTGCTACCGCACCTGCGCCTGCGCCACCAACCAGTCCATCAACTCCAGCAACGGCCCCGAAGCCTGGGGCTTGCGCGGGTGTACCAGGTGATAGCCCAGCCCGGTTTTGACTTTCAGCTCGAACGGCATCACCAGCCGGCCGGCGCTCAGGTCGTCGCCGATCAGCGACCAGTCGCCAATCGCCACGCCGGTGCCCTGGGAGGCCATGGACATCGCCAGGTCCAGGGTTTCGAAATGCTGGCCCTTGCTGACGTGGTTCAAATGCACATCGGCCGCCGCCAGCCAGGCGTTCCAGTCGCGCTCGTCAAGGGCCGGGTGCAACAGCAAGTGGTGCTGCAGGTCGGCGGGTTCATGCAGCGGCACCGGTCCTTCCAGGATCGGGCGGGAGCAGACAGGCGTCAGCTGTTCATCGAACAGGTGCAGGCACGCCAGCGAGGCATCCGGTGGTGGGCCATAGACCACCGCGGCGTCGAAGGCTTCGCGCTGGAAATCCACGCCGTGCCTGACCGTCGTGGTCAGTTCCACCGGCACGTCCGGTCGTTCCTTCTGCCACTGCAACAGGCGCGGCAGCAACCAGCGCATCACACAGGTCGGGGCCTTGAGCTGTAGGGTCTGGCGTTTTTCGCCGATCTGCTGGACCGCATCGCCGATCAGGCTGAACACCTGCTGCACCCGTGGCAGCCACGCCTGGCCCTCGGCGGTCAGGCTCAGGCCGCGGGCCTGGCGCTGGAACAACGCATAACCCAAATGATCTTCCAGCCCGGCGATCTGCCGGCTCACCGCGCCCTGGGTGATGTGCAGGTGTTCGGCGGCCCGGGTGAAGTTGCAGCATTGGGCCGTGATCAGAAATGTGTGCAGCGCCGGCAACGGGGGGAGTCGTTTCATTTCGATCCAAGCCATGACGTGAGGACATGGCTAGTATGACTTTTTATCCATTGTTGTCGCCATGCCCCGCCCGTTCCAATAACGCCATTCCCAAGACAAAAGGGGCCCGTCGCATGCGCTGCGTGGCCCTTTACCCGACCAGAAAAAGGCAATGGCAATGGCGACGTGCGGCGAAGTATTGGTCAAGTTACTCGAAGGTTATGGCGTGGAGCAGGTGTTCGGCATTCCCGGCGTGCACACCGTCGAGTTGTACCGCGGGCTGGCCCGTTCCAGTATTCGCCATGTGACGCCGCGTCATGAACAGGGCGCAGGTTTCATGGCCGACGGTTACGCCCGGGTCAGCGGCAAGCCCGGCGTATGTTTCATCATCACCGGTCCCGGCATGACCAACATCACCACCGCCATGGGCCAGGCCTACGCCGATTCGATCCCGATGCTGGTGATCTCCAGCGTGCAGTCGCGCAGTCAGTTGGGCGGTGGACGCGGCAAGCTGCATGAACTGCTGAACCAGTCTGCGTTGGTGGGCGGTGTCGCGGCGTTTTCCCACACGCTGATGTCCGCCGCCGAATTGCCCGGCGTGCTGGCCCGGGCGTTCGCGGTGTTCCAGGCCGGGCGCCCGCGGCCGGTGCACATTGAAATCCCGCTGGACGTTTTGGTCGAAGACGCCGACGCCTTGCTCGCCAGCGTGCCGGTGAACATCAGCCGCGCCGGTGCCGCACCGGGTGCGGTAAAACAAATGGCCGACCTGCTGGCGACGGCTCGGCGGCCTCTGATCCTGGTCGGTGGCGGGGCCATCGACGCGAGGGCCGAATTGACCGAACTGGCCGAACGTCTCGGCGCGCCAGTGGCGTTGACCATCAATGCCAAAGGCCTGCTGCCTGCGCGCCATCCGTTGCTGATCGGCTCCACCCAGAGCCTGGTGGTCACCCGTGCGTTGGTGGCCGAGGCGGACGTGGTGCTGGCCATCGGCACCGAACTGGCCGAGACCGATTACGACATTACCTTTGCCGGCGGCTTCGAGATTCCCGGCGCGCTGCTGCGCATCGACATCGACCCGGACCAGACCGTGCGCAACTACCCGCCGCACCTGGCGCTGGTGGCCGACGCCGGTGTCGCCGCCCGGGCCTTGCTCGACGAATTGGACCAGCGACCCTTGGCCGAACGCCAAGCCGATTGGGGACCGGCCCGTGCCGCCCGGTTGCGTGCGGAGCTTCAAGGCAGTTGGGACGCCGCGACCCGCGCCCAGACCGTGTTTCTCGACACGGTCTTGCAGACGCTACCGGAGGCGGTGTTCGTCGGTGACTCCACGCAACCGGTGTACACCGGCAACCTGACCTTCAACCCGGAGCAGCCGCGCCGCTGGTTCAACTCCTCCACCGGCTACGGCACCCTTGGCTACGCGTTGCCGGCGGCCATCGGCGCCTGGCTCGGCGGCAAGGACCTGGGCCACGGCCGCCCTGCGGTGGTGTGCCTGATCGGTGATGGCGGGTTGCAGTTCACCCTGCCGGAGCTGGCCAGCGCCGTGGAGGCGAGCACACCGGTGATCGTGCTGCTGTGGAATAACCAGGGCTACGAAGAGATCAAGAAATACATGCTCAATCGCGCCATCGAACCGGTGGGGGTGGACATCTACACCCCGGATTTCATCGGGGTCGCCAAGGCCTTGGGCTGCTTTGCCCAAGCCATCGACGATGTGCCGTCACTGCGTGCGGCGTTGCTGGCGGCCCGTGAGCGGCAGGGGCCGACGTTGATTGAGATTGACCAGGGGGTTTGGGCATCGAAGTGTTGAGGTGTTTTGACTGGCCTCATCGCGAGCAAGCTCGCTCCCACACGGAATCTTCAGTGAATACAGGTTCTCTGTTCACAACAGGCCCAATGTGGGAGCGAGCTTGCTCGCGATGAGGTCGGCCCAGCCAACACAAAACCCGGGTCAGACAGTCATCCGCAACCGCGCCAGATCCCGCAACGGCGGCGCGCCGAACAATCGGCTGTACTCGCGGCTGAACTGCGAAGGGCTTTCATAACCCACCCGATACCCCGCCGCCGAAGCTTCCAGCCCTTCGGCCAGCATCAGCCGGCGGGCTTCCTGCAAGCGCAGTTGCTTCTGGTATTGCAGTGGGCTCATGGCCGTCATGGCCTTGAAGCGGTGATGCAGGGTCGAGACGCTGAGGTTCACTTCCCGGGCCAGGTCATCGATGCGCAGCGGCTGTTCGAAATGGCCGTTGAGCCATTTGATCGCCTGGCTGATGCGATGGCTCTGACTGTTGGCGATGGCGATTTCATACAGCCGATAGCCCTGTGGACTGCGCAGCAGGCGATAGAGGATTTCCCGGCGCACCAGGGGCGCGAGCATGGCGATGTCTTTCGGTGTGTCCAGCAGCCGTGCCAAGCGCAGCACAGCGTCGAGCATCGGCGTGTCCAGGCGTTCGACATACAGCCCGCGCCCGGCGGGGCGGGTCGGCACGCCCAAGGGGCCGGCATCGGCGATCAACGCAGTGATTTCCGCCGGGTCGATGTCCAGGCGCAGGGCCAGGATCGGCTGCTCGGGCGATACGTCAGCGACGCAACCGCTGAGCGGCATCGAGACCGAGACCACCAGGTAATGGAGCGGATCGTAGTTGAAGAACTCATCCGCCAGGCGCACCTGTTTGCTGCCCTGGGCCATGATGCACAGCGCCGGTTGCGCCAGCACCGGGGCGAATTTGTGCGGCTGGCTGTGCCGCGACAGGTTCAGCGAGCCGATGGCTGTGGCGTAGCTGCCGTCTTCGCCGGTGTTGCGGTCGATGATCGATGCCAGTTCGGCGCGCTGTTGTTCCAGGTATGTGTCCAGCGGGACGTGGGCGTGATCGAGTGGCGACATGCCGGGATCCTCAGGCGATAGGGAACGATGAACAAAGCTTATGTTTGTGCAAGGCGCAGCGGTAGCAACATCCTGTTGAAAGCTTGCCTGATCCTGCACGGCGCAATGGTCCGTGACGGGGCAACGCTCGCGAAACTTGCTTGAAACCTTTTGTTTCAACTTCTTGGGTGGCAACTGGATCGACGACGAATTTTGTGCGGCCGATGCGCAGGATTGTGCAATGGGTCGGCAGGAATCGACTAACGAAGCTGGCGTCGTGACGCTTAACCTTTGATCCTGTCGCAGCCTGTCCCCGGCTGCACAACGGATTACCTGGGAGGGTTGAGCATGACTACACAGATCCCCGTCAGCCACATGGCTTTTGTCCGGGCCCGCAGTGGTTGCTCCAAGCAACTGGGTGCACGCCTGAGTACGCTGATCGCGCCCTCGCGCCAGGCGCCCGGTTGCCTGCACTTTGCCTTGCAGCAATCGCAATGCGACGCTGATTTGTGGCTGGTGTCCGGGCTCTGGGTCAATCAGCCGTCGATGGACGCCTACTTCAATTCACCGGCCATGGCGATTTTCGCCGAGCTGGTGCAGGACCTGGTGGTGAGCAGCCTGGATTTCCACACCTTCAGGGAAGTCTCCGCCGCCCAGGCGACCGAAGGGTGCCGGGCGCAGGTACACAAACTGGCCGGTTGAAGGTTTAATGACCGTCATTTTCCACCGCCAGGATGCACAAGAGATGGCACGTAAAGCCTTTGAAACCTTTGAAGCTGTTTCCGCCGTTGTTCCCAAGGAGGGCGGCGGTTACCTCGCCGCCATTGCCACCAAGGCCATCGGCGGCTCAGGTGCGCCACGTTTCAACAAGGTGCTTGAAGACCAGAGCTTCAAGACCGCGACCGAAGCCGATGATGCCGCTGCCGTGCTGCTCACCCATCTTCAGGGTGTCAGTGAGGATGGCGGGCTGGTTTGGTAAAACCGCGTCACACTTGTTGGATGACCTACACCTGTGGCGAGGGGATTTATCCCCGCTGGGCTGCGCAGCAGCCCCCAATGTCTTCCTGACACTGAGTTGACTGGACTGTTTTAGGGCCGCTTCGCGCCCCAGCGGGGATAAATCCCCTCGCCACAGAGTGTGATGGGCAAGCTTCTATTTGGGGCGATGCATCTTGAACAACGCCTCAGGCCCCAGCTGGAAATAATCCGCCGGCCCACCCCCGCGCAAGATCGGCTCGGCGGCGGCGGTGTTGTACACCCCGTCTTTCAACAGCCACTGGGCGATATGCACGGCGACCACTTCGCCGAGGATCAACCAGCTTGGCACCAGCCCTTTGTCCGCCCGCTGCAATTGAATGATCTGCGTGACCTTGCATTCGAAGGACACCGGGCTTTCGGCGACGCGCGGCACCTGGATCACCCGTGACGGGGCGGCCGTGAGGCCCGCCAGTTCGAACTCATTGACCTCTGGGCCGACCATCGCGCAGCTCTGGTTCATCTGCTCGGCGAGCGGGCGGGTGGCCAGGTTCCAGGCAAATTCACCGGTCTGTTCGATGTTGTTCAGGCTGTCTTTGCGCCCGACACTGGAGAACCCAATGATCGGTGGAATGTAATTGAAGGCGTTGAAGAAACTGTAGGGCGCCAGGTTCAGGCGGCCTTCGCCATCCTGGGACGAAATCCAGCCGATGGGGCGCGGGCCGACGATGGCGTTGAATGGATCGTGTGGCAGGCCGTGACCGTTGGCGGGTTCGTAGTAATGGATGTCATCGGGCATTGGGTGCAGATCCTGGGGTGGATTTTGAAGAGTTCGACGATAGTGCAGGGGGCAGCTGTTTTTGTCAGCACCGAGAACCTTGTGGGAGTGGGCTTGCTCGCGAAGGCGCCGGAACATTCAATATTGCTGCAAGCTGGGCCATCGCTTTCGCAAAACCTGCGTCCGCTGTTCTTCTGCAAATCCCAAAAACAACTAAGCCCGGCCGAAGCCGGGCTGTGGGAGGGGCTCCGTGGCAATTAGCTGATGGCGGCAGCGTTAGTGCGATCGAAACCATCTTCTGCGACGGTGGCGCCGTTAGTGCGCTCGAAGCCATCTTCAGCAACGGTGGCGCCGTTAGTGCGGTCGAAGCCATCTTCAGCAACGGTGGCGCCGTTAGTGCGGTCGAAGCCATCTTCAGCAACGGTGGCGCCGTTAGTGCGGTCGAAGCCATCTTCAGCAACGGTAGCGCCGTTAGTGCGGTCGAAGCCGTCTTCAGCGACGGTGGCGCCGTTAGTGCGGTCGAAGCCATCTTCAGCAACGGTGGCGCCGTTAGTGCGGTCGAAACCATCTTCAGCGACGGTAGCGCCGTTAGTGCGGTCGAAGCCGTCTTCAGCGACGGTGGCGCCGTTAGTGCGGTCGAAGCCGTCAGCAGCAAGGGTGGCAGCGCCAGTGCGGTCGTAGCCATCAGCGGCGATGGCCGAGCTGGTGCGGTCGAAACCATCGGCAGCAAAAGTATTGGCGGCCAGTACGGAAAGGGTCAGGGCGATGATCAGTTTGGTTTTCATGGTTGTGCTCCAGAATATTTGGCGTTAGGCGCCTTGGGTGTGGAGTTCATATTACGCTCGCTAATTAGATTAAAAAGCGCAAATAAATGCTAAAAACAATCGATTAAATCGATTTGTTGGGGATTGCCGCAGAACGGTCAATGAGGCCCATTACCGGCGTATCGAACGGCGTTCTGTTGAGGATGAGGATGGAGGTCAGGCATTAACCAGAGATTAATGTCGGATAAATCTTTAGACATGGAACAAAAAAAAAGGGGCGACCCCGTCAGGTTCGCCCCTTTTTTGATCCAGTCCTGAAACAGGTGTAAACCTTAGCCAGGACTAGACATGCGACTCGGAGATCAGTCGGTCACGATCCGCGAATGCTTGCGGGTGTCTTTCATGGTGATGTACACCAGCAGCGACACGGCGATGCAGGCCGTCACGTACCAGTAGTAGCCGGTTTCCATACCGATGCTCTTGAACCACAAGGCGATGTATTCGGCGGTGCCGCCGAAGATCGACACGGTCAGTGCGTAGGGCAGGCCGACGCCCAGGGCGCGGATTTCGGTGGGGAACAGCTCGGCCTTCACCACGGCGTTGATCGAGGTGTAGCCGCTGACGATGATCAGCGCGGCCATGATCAGGAAGAATGCGCCCCACCAGGTCTGGATGGTGTGCAGGGTGGTGAGGATCGGCACAGTGAACAGGGTGCCGAGGATGCCGAAGGCGATCAGGATCGGCCGGCGACCGATCTTGTCCGACAGCCCGCCGATCACCGGTTGCAGGCACATGAACAGGAACAGTGTGGCGGCGGAAATGGTGGTGGAGTCGGAGATGCTCATGCCGACGGTGTTCACCAGGTATTTCTGCATGTAGGTGGTGTAGGTGTAGAACGCCAGGGTACCGCCCATGGTCAGGCCGACCACGGTCATCAGTTCCTTGGGGTGGCGCAGCAAGGTGCGCATCGCGCTTTCCTTGGACTTCTCTTTCTTGGTGAACGACTCGGTTTCTTCCATGCCGCGCCGCAGGTATAGCGCCACGAC of Pseudomonas fluorescens contains these proteins:
- a CDS encoding LysR substrate-binding domain-containing protein; the protein is MKRLPPLPALHTFLITAQCCNFTRAAEHLHITQGAVSRQIAGLEDHLGYALFQRQARGLSLTAEGQAWLPRVQQVFSLIGDAVQQIGEKRQTLQLKAPTCVMRWLLPRLLQWQKERPDVPVELTTTVRHGVDFQREAFDAAVVYGPPPDASLACLHLFDEQLTPVCSRPILEGPVPLHEPADLQHHLLLHPALDERDWNAWLAAADVHLNHVSKGQHFETLDLAMSMASQGTGVAIGDWSLIGDDLSAGRLVMPFELKVKTGLGYHLVHPRKPQASGPLLELMDWLVAQAQVR
- a CDS encoding 5-guanidino-2-oxopentanoate decarboxylase, with translation MATCGEVLVKLLEGYGVEQVFGIPGVHTVELYRGLARSSIRHVTPRHEQGAGFMADGYARVSGKPGVCFIITGPGMTNITTAMGQAYADSIPMLVISSVQSRSQLGGGRGKLHELLNQSALVGGVAAFSHTLMSAAELPGVLARAFAVFQAGRPRPVHIEIPLDVLVEDADALLASVPVNISRAGAAPGAVKQMADLLATARRPLILVGGGAIDARAELTELAERLGAPVALTINAKGLLPARHPLLIGSTQSLVVTRALVAEADVVLAIGTELAETDYDITFAGGFEIPGALLRIDIDPDQTVRNYPPHLALVADAGVAARALLDELDQRPLAERQADWGPARAARLRAELQGSWDAATRAQTVFLDTVLQTLPEAVFVGDSTQPVYTGNLTFNPEQPRRWFNSSTGYGTLGYALPAAIGAWLGGKDLGHGRPAVVCLIGDGGLQFTLPELASAVEASTPVIVLLWNNQGYEEIKKYMLNRAIEPVGVDIYTPDFIGVAKALGCFAQAIDDVPSLRAALLAARERQGPTLIEIDQGVWASKC
- a CDS encoding AraC family transcriptional regulator, whose product is MSPLDHAHVPLDTYLEQQRAELASIIDRNTGEDGSYATAIGSLNLSRHSQPHKFAPVLAQPALCIMAQGSKQVRLADEFFNYDPLHYLVVSVSMPLSGCVADVSPEQPILALRLDIDPAEITALIADAGPLGVPTRPAGRGLYVERLDTPMLDAVLRLARLLDTPKDIAMLAPLVRREILYRLLRSPQGYRLYEIAIANSQSHRISQAIKWLNGHFEQPLRIDDLAREVNLSVSTLHHRFKAMTAMSPLQYQKQLRLQEARRLMLAEGLEASAAGYRVGYESPSQFSREYSRLFGAPPLRDLARLRMTV
- a CDS encoding putative quinol monooxygenase, which codes for MTTQIPVSHMAFVRARSGCSKQLGARLSTLIAPSRQAPGCLHFALQQSQCDADLWLVSGLWVNQPSMDAYFNSPAMAIFAELVQDLVVSSLDFHTFREVSAAQATEGCRAQVHKLAG
- a CDS encoding flavin reductase family protein produces the protein MPDDIHYYEPANGHGLPHDPFNAIVGPRPIGWISSQDGEGRLNLAPYSFFNAFNYIPPIIGFSSVGRKDSLNNIEQTGEFAWNLATRPLAEQMNQSCAMVGPEVNEFELAGLTAAPSRVIQVPRVAESPVSFECKVTQIIQLQRADKGLVPSWLILGEVVAVHIAQWLLKDGVYNTAAAEPILRGGGPADYFQLGPEALFKMHRPK
- a CDS encoding MFS transporter codes for the protein MDNSNALPIGSAAVPARERTTASRIKSIFSGSVGNMVEWYDWYVYAAFSLYFAKVFFPKGDTTAQLLNTAAIFAVGFLMRPIGGWLMGLYADRAGRKRALMASVYLMCFGSLIIALSPSYETIGVGAPILLVFARLLQGLSVGGEYGTSATYLSEMATKERRGFFSSFQYVTLISGQLIALGVLIVLQQFLTTEQLYAWGWRIPFAIGALCAVVALYLRRGMEETESFTKKEKSKESAMRTLLRHPKELMTVVGLTMGGTLAFYTYTTYMQKYLVNTVGMSISDSTTISAATLFLFMCLQPVIGGLSDKIGRRPILIAFGILGTLFTVPILTTLHTIQTWWGAFFLIMAALIIVSGYTSINAVVKAELFPTEIRALGVGLPYALTVSIFGGTAEYIALWFKSIGMETGYYWYVTACIAVSLLVYITMKDTRKHSRIVTD